Proteins found in one Bremerella volcania genomic segment:
- a CDS encoding NAD(P) transhydrogenase subunit alpha yields MIRNLLILCMVVVFAGSLGLNGSIAQDGKEAPSTDKVEAAKPSQQESDTDASPKAPAEEMSQAEASEAGPKYTKWTALVGSITIFVLAVFVGFEIITKVPPTLHTPLMSGSNAISGISIVGALLSTALGANWFASFLGLLAIIMATVNVVGGYMVTHRMLSMFQKR; encoded by the coding sequence GTGATTCGTAACCTGCTAATTCTGTGCATGGTCGTCGTATTTGCGGGCAGCCTGGGACTGAACGGCTCGATTGCCCAGGACGGCAAAGAGGCACCCAGCACTGACAAAGTTGAAGCCGCTAAGCCCTCTCAGCAAGAGAGCGACACGGACGCTTCGCCCAAGGCACCTGCGGAGGAAATGAGCCAAGCAGAAGCTTCCGAGGCCGGGCCTAAATACACCAAGTGGACTGCGTTGGTGGGCAGCATCACTATTTTTGTGCTGGCCGTTTTCGTTGGCTTCGAGATCATCACCAAGGTGCCACCGACCCTGCATACGCCATTAATGTCGGGATCGAACGCGATCTCAGGGATTTCGATCGTCGGTGCCCTGTTGTCAACAGCCTTGGGCGCGAACTGGTTCGCCTCATTCCTGGGCCTGTTGGCCATCATTATGGCAACGGTCAATGTCGTCGGTGGTTACATGGTGACGCACCGCATGTTGTCGATGTTCCAAAAGCGATAG